From the Leptospira licerasiae serovar Varillal str. VAR 010 genome, one window contains:
- a CDS encoding putative porin: MKIQIRIISSIFCLFATADLIAQEPESPREIRSETKLSGTATTQSKFQAILSELMTRSSITGLAGENGGQHIFESGTKFPNLSGLKAGSRITYNREFEYGGIGLKHWWETWEINLEYRTTFKNQRTGEGRDEDFFLGSVSREKGTKIDFANASFYDTPYTFTGTQNFADGRGKLKMKDDRIGFLVRKYFGGANPDPRKPGSGLYLTGGAYYTFYKYYLYDVMQWIATVPVTYGPIGIGLSYSISTWEVPFGFGYRYSDGTWMFEANLSGNVWYSHFRDYHYQRNLNFIGDSSGFGLETSVGAGYILPSWLFFLKLTEHRLYGEGSFQTQGGLNREDIISNYSGRYRNYLSTKQYSIEFQVSHFL; encoded by the coding sequence ATGAAAATTCAGATTCGAATCATAAGCTCAATATTCTGCCTATTTGCCACAGCCGACTTGATCGCACAGGAGCCGGAATCTCCCCGAGAAATAAGATCAGAAACAAAACTATCCGGAACCGCGACAACCCAAAGTAAATTCCAGGCGATTTTATCCGAACTAATGACCAGAAGCTCCATCACAGGACTCGCAGGAGAAAATGGAGGCCAACATATTTTCGAATCCGGCACAAAGTTCCCAAATCTTTCCGGATTAAAAGCAGGATCCAGGATCACCTATAATAGAGAATTTGAATATGGAGGGATCGGATTAAAACATTGGTGGGAAACTTGGGAGATCAACCTGGAATACAGGACCACTTTCAAGAACCAAAGGACCGGAGAGGGAAGGGACGAGGACTTCTTTTTAGGAAGTGTAAGCAGAGAAAAAGGAACAAAGATCGATTTCGCCAACGCAAGCTTTTACGATACACCTTACACATTCACAGGGACCCAAAACTTTGCGGACGGAAGAGGAAAATTGAAAATGAAGGATGACAGGATTGGCTTTCTGGTCAGAAAATATTTCGGCGGAGCAAATCCCGATCCCAGAAAACCCGGGTCAGGTCTTTATCTTACAGGCGGAGCCTATTATACATTCTATAAATATTATCTATACGACGTAATGCAATGGATCGCTACCGTACCAGTCACCTATGGCCCGATAGGTATTGGGCTCAGTTATTCCATTTCCACCTGGGAAGTTCCATTCGGATTCGGTTATAGATATTCCGACGGAACTTGGATGTTTGAGGCAAACCTTTCTGGAAATGTATGGTACTCACATTTCAGGGATTATCATTACCAAAGAAATCTAAACTTTATAGGAGATTCTTCCGGCTTCGGACTGGAAACCAGTGTAGGAGCAGGATACATTCTTCCCTCTTGGCTATTCTTCCTAAAATTGACCGAGCATAGATTGTATGGGGAAGGAAGTTTTCAGACCCAAGGCGGCCTAAACAGAGAGGACATTATTTCCAATTATTCAGGAAGATACAGAAACTACCTGAGCACAAAACAATATTCAATTGAATTCCAAGTGAGCCATTTTTTATGA
- the hemH gene encoding ferrochelatase, producing the protein MKNKLLLINLGGPRNAKEIPKFLKDLFEDPLVFDLPLPEFLRIRLARRIAETRAKKVEETYASMGFGGGSPLVSETEKQAEGLKKLLEESGEKWEVKTAMCCGYPDIRELPSDWTDPKEGVVILPLFPHFSRSTVLSTAMLMEKQLGYCPASDPLWVRPFSERKEYLESIRDLILDFFQGKLSEKDFLHIKQEKISDWQNLDIVFSAHGIPLRLIKKGDVYTKEIEENVKAITSLLRDKGYKGQIHLSYQSRVGPSKWTTPNTLDKIQELGQKGTKRIAVYPISFISDHLETLEEIGVQIRDHALQNGISEYYRIPAPGTYPAFLEALAKFVFEAKHSAQKGGQLSCICKTSGGWDPKKEKVACNCFS; encoded by the coding sequence ATGAAAAACAAACTTTTACTGATCAACTTAGGCGGTCCTAGAAACGCAAAAGAAATCCCGAAATTTTTGAAAGATCTATTCGAAGATCCTTTAGTATTCGATCTTCCTCTCCCTGAATTTCTTAGGATCAGACTTGCAAGAAGGATCGCAGAAACAAGAGCTAAAAAAGTGGAAGAGACTTATGCTTCTATGGGCTTCGGAGGAGGTTCACCACTTGTTTCCGAAACGGAAAAACAAGCCGAGGGATTGAAAAAACTTTTAGAAGAGTCCGGAGAAAAATGGGAAGTCAAGACCGCGATGTGCTGCGGATATCCGGATATTAGAGAGCTCCCCTCCGATTGGACTGATCCTAAAGAAGGGGTGGTAATTCTTCCGCTCTTTCCTCATTTTTCCAGATCCACAGTCCTTTCCACTGCGATGCTAATGGAAAAGCAGTTAGGATACTGTCCTGCTTCAGACCCGCTTTGGGTAAGACCGTTCTCCGAAAGAAAAGAATATTTAGAATCCATCCGAGATTTGATCCTGGATTTTTTCCAGGGCAAACTTTCCGAAAAAGATTTTTTGCATATCAAACAGGAAAAGATTTCCGACTGGCAAAACTTAGACATAGTATTCAGCGCACATGGGATTCCTCTTCGGTTAATCAAAAAAGGCGATGTGTATACGAAAGAGATCGAAGAGAATGTAAAAGCTATCACATCTCTTTTGAGAGATAAAGGTTACAAAGGACAGATACATTTATCTTACCAGAGTAGGGTAGGACCTAGCAAATGGACAACGCCTAATACTTTGGACAAGATCCAGGAATTAGGACAAAAAGGGACAAAAAGAATAGCAGTTTATCCCATCAGTTTTATCAGCGATCATTTGGAAACATTGGAAGAGATCGGAGTTCAGATAAGAGACCATGCTCTCCAGAACGGGATTTCGGAATATTATAGAATTCCAGCGCCGGGAACTTATCCTGCATTCTTAGAGGCGTTAGCAAAATTTGTGTTTGAGGCAAAACACTCCGCTCAAAAAGGCGGACAGTTAAGTTGTATCTGCAAAACTTCGGGCGGATGGGATCCTAAAAAAGAGAAGGTAGCTTGCAATTGTTTCTCTTAA
- a CDS encoding YciI family protein produces MDEYLILMRLDLITKDAQPSPEQMQVYMKMYQDWVGGIAAQNKFVGGTGLSTEGKVIKSGQIITDGPFAETKESIAGFITIKAENFEEAANIAKECPILNGPGNSVEVRKIVGLDGTR; encoded by the coding sequence ATGGACGAATATTTGATTTTAATGCGATTGGATCTGATCACAAAAGATGCTCAACCTTCTCCGGAACAAATGCAAGTGTATATGAAAATGTACCAGGATTGGGTGGGTGGGATCGCCGCTCAAAATAAATTCGTAGGTGGAACAGGACTATCTACGGAAGGAAAAGTCATCAAATCCGGGCAGATCATCACTGACGGGCCATTCGCCGAAACGAAAGAATCAATAGCAGGTTTTATCACAATCAAAGCCGAAAATTTTGAAGAAGCAGCCAATATCGCTAAAGAATGCCCGATCCTAAATGGCCCTGGCAATAGTGTGGAAGTGAGAAAGATAGTAGGCCTAGACGGTACACGTTAA